The Thermodesulfobacteriota bacterium genome includes a region encoding these proteins:
- a CDS encoding ABC-F family ATP-binding cassette domain-containing protein, with the protein MINVEHLSKSFGGHTLFEEVGFRLNPRERLGVVGRNGHGKTTLFKLIAGEEPSDSGSISIPKNYRISYVHQELNFTQETALKECMTGLGEEEQDHYWKVEKILAGLGFSQEDFKRHPAEFSGGFQVRLNLAKALAADPDLLLLDEPTNYLDITSIRWIERFLINWPHEVMLITHNRSFMDNLVTHIIGINRRKLRKIAGDTEKYYNQIAQEEEIYEKTRLKDERRRKEIRQFITRFRAKARLANMVQSRIKTLAKTEKKEKLEKIKTLDFSFRYSPFPAKRVLNTENLSFSYDSKNMVIKNFDIMVNAGDRVCVVGKNGKGKTTLLKLLAEELNPQSGVVSYNPNVKKGFFEQTNVSTLVDTRTVEEEILYSAAHVDRQLARNVCGAMMFGGNDALKKISVLSGGEKSRVMLGKLLVRPVNLLLLDEPTNHLDMESSDALLAAIDNFPGTVIMVTHNEMFLHALAQRLIVFQQDRTYVFDGSYQRFLQEVGWEGEVENRPRKSSTEKKPHSKFNKKELRRRRSEINFQRGKALKPLKQRIVSIENNIDMHEKKLNKLNEKMLKASQQQDGLRIAELSRLLHDCRMTIDSLFDELETVTDQFDEQNALFEKKLRQLDFELLP; encoded by the coding sequence ATGATTAATGTAGAGCATCTTAGCAAAAGTTTTGGCGGACACACCCTGTTTGAAGAAGTAGGTTTCAGGCTCAACCCCAGGGAAAGGTTGGGGGTTGTCGGACGGAATGGCCATGGTAAGACAACGCTTTTTAAGCTAATTGCCGGTGAAGAACCATCCGATTCCGGCAGCATTTCAATCCCAAAAAATTATCGTATCAGCTATGTACACCAGGAGCTAAACTTTACCCAGGAAACCGCACTTAAAGAATGTATGACCGGACTTGGGGAAGAAGAACAAGATCATTACTGGAAAGTGGAAAAAATTCTTGCCGGGCTGGGATTTTCCCAGGAGGATTTTAAGCGGCATCCAGCTGAATTTTCCGGTGGATTCCAGGTGCGCCTCAATCTTGCCAAGGCCCTTGCTGCCGATCCCGACCTTCTCCTGCTCGATGAACCGACCAACTACCTTGATATAACTTCTATCCGCTGGATTGAACGTTTTCTTATAAACTGGCCCCACGAAGTCATGCTCATCACTCACAACAGAAGTTTCATGGATAATCTTGTCACCCACATTATCGGTATAAATCGAAGAAAGCTGCGTAAGATTGCCGGTGATACCGAAAAGTATTATAATCAAATTGCCCAGGAAGAGGAGATTTACGAAAAGACGCGTTTAAAAGATGAGCGTCGCCGAAAAGAAATCAGGCAGTTTATAACACGTTTTAGAGCCAAGGCGAGGCTGGCCAATATGGTTCAGTCCAGAATTAAAACCCTGGCAAAAACTGAAAAGAAGGAAAAGCTGGAAAAGATCAAGACTCTCGATTTTTCGTTTCGCTACAGTCCGTTCCCGGCAAAACGCGTTTTGAACACAGAAAACCTTTCCTTTTCCTATGACTCAAAAAACATGGTGATCAAAAACTTTGATATCATGGTGAATGCAGGTGATCGTGTCTGTGTGGTAGGTAAGAACGGAAAGGGCAAAACAACGTTGCTCAAGCTCCTGGCAGAAGAACTTAATCCTCAGAGCGGGGTGGTGAGTTACAACCCCAATGTAAAAAAGGGGTTTTTTGAACAAACCAATGTGAGCACCCTGGTGGATACAAGAACGGTGGAAGAGGAGATCCTTTATTCAGCTGCGCATGTGGACAGGCAGCTTGCCAGGAACGTATGCGGGGCCATGATGTTTGGCGGTAATGATGCATTGAAGAAAATCAGCGTGCTTTCCGGCGGCGAAAAGAGCAGGGTGATGCTGGGAAAACTCCTGGTTAGGCCGGTTAACCTGCTGCTCTTGGACGAACCGACCAACCATCTGGATATGGAATCGAGTGATGCACTCCTGGCCGCCATCGATAACTTTCCCGGTACCGTAATCATGGTGACCCATAATGAGATGTTTCTTCACGCCCTTGCACAACGGCTTATTGTTTTTCAACAGGACCGTACCTATGTGTTTGACGGAAGCTACCAGCGGTTCCTTCAAGAGGTTGGATGGGAAGGCGAAGTTGAGAACAGGCCGCGGAAAAGCTCAACTGAAAAGAAGCCACATTCCAAGTTCAATAAAAAAGAATTGCGGCGCAGGCGCTCCGAAATTAATTTCCAACGGGGTAAAGCATTAAAGCCATTGAAGCAGCGCATTGTCAGCATAGAAAATAACATTGACATGCATGAAAAAAAGCTCAATAAACTCAATGAAAAAATGCTGAAAGCTTCGCAGCAGCAAGACGGTTTAAGAATAGCGGAGCTTTCCCGGTTGTTACACGATTGCAGGATGACCATCGACAGTCTTTTTGATGAACTGGAAACGGTTACCGATCAGTTTGATGAGCAAAATGCCTTGTTTGAGAAAAAACTTAGACAGCTTGATTTCGAACTGTTACCGTGA
- a CDS encoding TetR/AcrR family transcriptional regulator — protein MVTNSLQTKRKKTIRRILNAAAKAFAEFGFEGARMDEIAKQANINKAMIYYHIGDKKALYAEVLRDIIGNAAEHFIGNLDENLSPQQKLKYYVNAVTQTMDQNPLLAPIMMREQASGGQHLPEIIVRNFATIIGMVTHILEEGVKQGVFIKASPFIIHSMVIGGIMFYKGSYPVRSRYDVFPENIKKLDDSVSGKVSSEIEKLILKAVTK, from the coding sequence ATGGTTACCAACTCATTACAAACAAAACGAAAAAAAACGATCCGCCGTATCCTGAACGCTGCGGCAAAAGCCTTTGCGGAATTCGGCTTTGAAGGTGCCCGTATGGATGAAATCGCCAAACAGGCCAACATCAACAAAGCCATGATTTACTACCACATCGGCGACAAAAAAGCCCTGTACGCCGAAGTTCTCCGCGATATAATAGGAAACGCCGCCGAACATTTCATCGGCAATTTAGATGAAAACCTATCACCCCAACAAAAACTAAAATATTATGTTAATGCGGTTACCCAAACCATGGATCAAAATCCGCTTCTTGCCCCTATTATGATGCGGGAACAGGCTTCAGGAGGACAGCATCTCCCTGAAATTATTGTCAGAAACTTTGCCACCATCATCGGCATGGTTACCCATATCCTTGAAGAAGGTGTCAAACAGGGTGTTTTTATCAAAGCCTCTCCTTTTATCATCCATTCAATGGTGATAGGCGGCATCATGTTTTATAAAGGGAGTTATCCGGTCAGATCTCGATACGATGTTTTTCCGGAAAATATTAAAAAACTGGACGACAGCGTTTCAGGCAAAGTTTCCAGTGAAATCGAAAAATTGATTTTAAAGGCGGTAACAAAATAA
- a CDS encoding adenylate/guanylate cyclase domain-containing protein codes for MDAESVYRKLTAILSADVKGYSRLMGDDEMATIETLTAYRELMSNCIRQYNGRVVDSTGDNLLAEFVSVVDAIECAVDIQKKLKSRNEKLPEARRMAFRIGVSLGDVIQDGDSIFGDGVNITARLEGLAEAGGVCISGTAYDHVKNKSVFGYEFLGKQKVKNISDPVRAYRVLTRPEDAGVLKYKVRRDDPKHRRRLRLVTFAVVVAIIAGMVSWKHQLNIKGHKPPIVRLLEKHRALKLPDKPSIAVLPFTNMSGDIDQDYFSDGMTEDLITDLSQISGLFVISRNSVFTYKGKAVKVKQVAKDLGVRYVLEGSVRRVSDRVRINAQLIDAKTGHHIWAERYDREMKHIFTLQDEVTGKIVEALAVKLVKDEQTRMTKKGTDNLGAYDLVLRGSALLNRYTRESNELAGEMFERAIQIDPGYTSAYEGLVWTRLIAWMHAWNYDPKLLDEALELGKKAVSLDESSPQGHVILGNVYLWKKRHEEAIAELKKAVFLNPNDADALSSLGEALVFSGLPKKGLGYLEKAIRLNPNYPEHYIFSLGHAFFELQMYEEAVAALQKAIIKNPNFMPAHSMLASCYGHLGKKEFARAKAEEVKRIIPQFSLKRAAEILPMKDEVFAHYAAGLRKAGFNYRAKPPAKLGRMAKAMLSI; via the coding sequence ATGGATGCAGAAAGCGTTTACCGAAAGCTCACCGCCATTCTAAGCGCCGATGTAAAAGGTTACAGCCGATTGATGGGCGATGATGAGATGGCAACCATAGAGACCCTCACCGCCTATCGGGAATTGATGTCCAATTGCATCAGACAATATAATGGCCGGGTGGTTGACTCCACAGGAGATAATCTTTTGGCTGAATTTGTGAGCGTGGTTGATGCCATTGAGTGTGCGGTGGACATTCAGAAAAAACTAAAATCCCGAAATGAAAAATTGCCTGAAGCACGCCGTATGGCGTTTCGCATTGGCGTCAGCTTGGGAGATGTCATCCAGGATGGAGACAGTATTTTTGGCGACGGGGTGAATATTACCGCACGCCTGGAGGGTTTGGCCGAGGCAGGTGGCGTATGTATCTCTGGAACGGCTTATGATCATGTGAAAAATAAGTCAGTTTTTGGATACGAGTTCCTGGGGAAACAGAAAGTGAAAAATATTTCCGACCCGGTTCGAGCCTATCGTGTTTTGACACGACCCGAAGATGCCGGAGTCCTGAAATACAAAGTTAGAAGGGATGACCCGAAACATCGGCGGCGATTACGCCTGGTGACCTTTGCCGTGGTGGTGGCAATCATCGCCGGTATGGTGTCCTGGAAGCACCAGTTGAACATAAAAGGGCACAAACCTCCCATTGTCAGGCTTCTGGAAAAACACAGGGCACTTAAACTTCCCGACAAACCTTCCATCGCTGTTTTGCCCTTTACCAATATGAGTGGCGATATCGATCAGGACTATTTCAGCGACGGCATGACTGAAGACTTGATCACCGACCTTTCACAGATCTCCGGACTGTTTGTCATCTCGCGAAACTCGGTGTTTACCTATAAGGGCAAGGCGGTGAAAGTTAAACAAGTGGCTAAGGATTTGGGGGTGCGATATGTGCTGGAAGGAAGCGTGCGGAGGGTCAGTGATCGGGTCCGAATTAACGCCCAGCTTATTGATGCCAAAACAGGCCATCATATCTGGGCGGAGCGCTATGACCGGGAGATGAAGCATATTTTTACTTTGCAGGATGAAGTCACCGGGAAAATTGTTGAGGCTTTGGCGGTAAAACTTGTAAAGGATGAACAAACACGGATGACCAAAAAAGGGACCGACAACCTGGGCGCTTACGATCTCGTATTGCGAGGCTCTGCCCTGCTGAATCGTTATACCCGGGAAAGCAATGAACTTGCCGGGGAGATGTTTGAACGGGCCATCCAGATTGATCCGGGTTATACTTCAGCCTATGAGGGCCTGGTATGGACTCGATTAATAGCCTGGATGCATGCGTGGAATTATGACCCGAAACTGCTTGATGAAGCGTTAGAGCTGGGGAAAAAGGCGGTAAGCCTGGATGAATCCTCTCCTCAGGGACATGTCATCCTGGGGAATGTGTACCTGTGGAAGAAGCGACACGAGGAAGCCATTGCAGAGCTTAAGAAAGCCGTTTTTCTCAACCCCAATGATGCGGATGCGCTTTCGTCGCTGGGAGAGGCCCTGGTGTTTTCCGGTTTGCCGAAAAAAGGCCTTGGGTATCTTGAAAAGGCCATCCGTTTAAACCCGAACTATCCGGAACACTATATCTTTAGCTTGGGTCATGCCTTTTTCGAGCTCCAAATGTATGAGGAAGCCGTGGCCGCTTTGCAAAAGGCCATCATTAAAAATCCGAATTTCATGCCCGCCCACAGTATGCTTGCTTCATGTTACGGTCATTTGGGTAAAAAAGAATTTGCTCGGGCCAAGGCTGAAGAAGTCAAGCGAATCATTCCCCAATTTTCTTTAAAGAGGGCTGCTGAGATATTGCCAATGAAAGATGAAGTGTTTGCGCATTATGCCGCAGGCTTGAGAAAAGCCGGATTTAATTACAGAGCTAAACCCCCAGCTAAGCTGGGGAGAATGGCAAAAGCTATGCTGAGTATTTAA
- the dfsP gene encoding DUF166 family (seleno)protein DfsP: MMKKEQTAKPQQIVVFQQNGSGENKIQGILKYGKSLFKIKTISIDEYLPAVIDDGLPYLPNDIRADVVLDYLKHPDLSYDLAIMCREKNIPVVVSGKKVRVKGVFSPPTUCGLSRQVRLGLYGKKFGAPEFSVKVEAGKITDIKVKRGAPCGATWEAALRVGNMPAEEAIIRMGLETQFFCTADPAGWDPIYGKSPVHFAGDVHAAALKKAINNHSST, from the coding sequence ATGATGAAAAAAGAACAGACTGCAAAACCGCAACAAATTGTTGTTTTTCAGCAAAACGGAAGCGGAGAAAACAAGATTCAGGGAATATTAAAATACGGCAAAAGCCTTTTTAAAATAAAAACTATTTCCATTGATGAATACCTTCCAGCTGTGATCGATGATGGACTCCCATATTTGCCCAATGACATCAGAGCCGATGTGGTCCTCGATTACCTGAAGCATCCTGATCTGTCTTATGATCTTGCGATCATGTGCAGGGAAAAAAACATACCTGTGGTCGTTTCAGGGAAAAAAGTCCGGGTCAAGGGTGTCTTTAGCCCACCCACCTGATGCGGTCTTTCCAGGCAGGTCCGTCTGGGTCTATACGGTAAAAAATTTGGCGCTCCGGAGTTTTCCGTAAAAGTTGAGGCAGGAAAAATTACCGATATAAAGGTAAAAAGAGGGGCACCATGCGGAGCCACATGGGAGGCCGCACTTCGTGTGGGCAATATGCCTGCCGAAGAAGCCATCATCCGCATGGGACTTGAAACCCAATTTTTCTGCACGGCTGATCCGGCGGGCTGGGATCCGATTTACGGAAAAAGTCCTGTCCATTTTGCCGGGGATGTTCATGCTGCCGCGCTTAAAAAAGCGATCAACAACCATTCTTCAACATAA
- a CDS encoding efflux RND transporter permease subunit codes for MTTVRIKIEKWFESLARVIYHHPLKTLFMMLVIIAPIVWQLPKLTIDISTEGFMHKSDPARVDYDTFRDQFGRDELIIVAIRSPEVFQAKFLKKLGELHQDLWENVPYLEDITSLINARNTRGEKDELIVEDLMENWPKTDEDIAAIKQRSLDNQLYQNLLISEDSKMTTIVIQTQTYSSVGTDIDAIDGFEDDEKKINFANDKQYLTDKENSEVVLAVNKVANKYRSPDFEIHIAGIAAVTHFLKHSMIKDVRRFLLLAFITVGAFLFIMFRRATGVVLPLLIVILSLISTIGLMAAFKAPIKLPTQILPSFMLAVSVGYSVHILAMFYHNFRKSRSREEAIVYSIGHSGLAVLMTAATTAGGLFSFSTSEVAPIADVGIFTGTGVLLAMVYTIILLPALLAIVPVKIKKNRKDLAEDTAIDRFLARTGRISTGHPYKILIISTVIIALSIVGIMNIHFSHDVLKWLPKNNSARIATEKIDQELRGSASLEIILDTGKENGLYDPDILTRMEKTAAYLETLEVGKVFAGKAWSLTTILKETNRALNENRKEFYAIPQDKKLIAQELLLFENSGSDDMEDFTDSQFSKARLMVKVPFVNAIAYTKFLKTVNDHFQEIYPDVKITITGMSALMFRTVVNAIASMSKSYIYALIVITVLMILLIGRLRIGLLSMVPNLAPIIITIGMMGWLNIPMNLFTMLVGNIAIGLAVDDTIHFMHNFRRYFEESRDAKFAVMETLHTTGRAMLVTSCVLSIGFFIFMFATMVNLIHFGFLTGLAIVLALLADYFIAPALLVVVNRPKKSR; via the coding sequence ATGACAACAGTTAGAATTAAAATAGAAAAATGGTTCGAATCCCTGGCGCGGGTCATATATCACCACCCGCTTAAAACCCTTTTTATGATGCTTGTAATTATTGCACCCATCGTGTGGCAACTTCCAAAGCTGACAATCGATATATCTACTGAGGGATTCATGCACAAATCTGACCCGGCCAGAGTCGATTACGACACTTTCCGAGACCAATTCGGCAGAGACGAGCTGATTATTGTTGCCATCCGTTCACCGGAGGTTTTCCAAGCAAAGTTTCTTAAAAAGCTAGGAGAGCTGCACCAGGACCTATGGGAAAATGTTCCCTACCTTGAAGACATTACCAGCCTGATTAATGCCAGAAATACAAGGGGGGAAAAAGATGAGCTGATCGTTGAAGACCTGATGGAAAACTGGCCAAAAACAGATGAAGATATAGCAGCGATAAAGCAGCGGTCTCTTGATAACCAGCTATATCAAAACCTGTTAATATCTGAAGACAGCAAGATGACCACCATTGTCATTCAGACCCAGACCTATTCTTCAGTGGGAACCGATATCGACGCCATAGATGGATTTGAAGATGATGAAAAAAAAATTAACTTCGCCAACGACAAACAGTACTTAACGGATAAAGAAAACAGTGAAGTCGTTTTGGCTGTAAATAAAGTGGCGAACAAATATAGAAGTCCCGACTTTGAAATTCACATTGCAGGCATAGCGGCGGTCACCCACTTTTTGAAACATTCAATGATAAAGGATGTCCGTCGGTTTTTACTGCTGGCTTTTATTACCGTGGGCGCATTTCTTTTTATCATGTTCCGCAGGGCCACCGGTGTGGTGTTGCCTCTTTTGATTGTGATTCTCTCGCTTATTTCCACCATCGGTCTGATGGCGGCATTTAAGGCACCGATAAAACTACCCACCCAGATCCTTCCATCCTTCATGCTGGCAGTGAGTGTGGGTTACAGTGTGCATATCCTGGCCATGTTCTATCACAATTTTCGCAAAAGCCGCAGCAGGGAAGAGGCCATTGTCTATTCCATCGGCCATTCAGGCCTTGCCGTACTGATGACGGCCGCTACCACTGCAGGAGGGTTATTCTCCTTTTCAACATCAGAGGTTGCCCCCATTGCAGATGTGGGTATTTTTACCGGCACAGGTGTGCTTCTGGCCATGGTTTACACCATTATTCTTCTGCCGGCTTTGCTGGCCATCGTCCCGGTTAAAATTAAAAAAAATAGAAAGGACCTGGCTGAAGATACTGCAATCGACAGATTTCTTGCGAGAACAGGGCGGATTTCAACCGGTCATCCGTATAAAATTCTGATTATATCAACAGTCATCATTGCTTTATCAATAGTCGGTATCATGAATATCCACTTTTCTCACGATGTATTGAAATGGCTTCCCAAAAACAACTCCGCCCGTATTGCCACCGAAAAAATCGACCAAGAACTTCGTGGTTCTGCCAGTTTGGAGATTATTTTAGATACCGGAAAAGAAAACGGTTTGTATGATCCCGATATCTTAACTAGGATGGAAAAGACTGCCGCATATCTTGAAACACTCGAGGTGGGTAAAGTGTTTGCCGGGAAAGCCTGGTCTCTTACAACCATTTTAAAAGAAACCAATCGTGCCTTAAATGAAAACCGGAAAGAATTCTACGCCATTCCCCAAGATAAAAAATTAATTGCCCAAGAACTGCTTCTGTTTGAAAACAGCGGATCAGACGATATGGAAGACTTTACCGACAGCCAGTTTTCCAAAGCACGTTTGATGGTGAAAGTGCCCTTCGTCAACGCCATTGCCTATACTAAATTTCTTAAAACAGTAAACGATCATTTTCAGGAAATATACCCGGATGTAAAAATCACCATCACCGGGATGTCCGCGCTCATGTTCAGAACCGTCGTCAACGCCATTGCCAGCATGAGTAAAAGCTACATATATGCCTTAATTGTGATTACTGTTCTGATGATTCTCCTTATCGGTCGTCTGCGTATCGGCCTTCTCAGTATGGTCCCCAATCTTGCACCGATTATTATCACCATCGGTATGATGGGATGGCTAAACATACCCATGAATCTTTTTACCATGCTGGTGGGCAATATTGCCATCGGTCTTGCCGTGGATGATACGATTCATTTTATGCATAATTTCAGAAGATATTTTGAAGAAAGCAGGGATGCAAAATTTGCTGTTATGGAAACCCTTCATACCACGGGACGTGCGATGCTGGTGACATCCTGTGTGCTGTCCATCGGCTTTTTCATTTTTATGTTTGCCACTATGGTTAACCTGATTCATTTTGGTTTTCTCACCGGACTGGCTATTGTCCTGGCGCTGCTGGCGGACTATTTTATTGCCCCTGCCCTTTTGGTAGTTGTGAACCGTCCGAAAAAGAGTCGGTAA